The Dermacentor albipictus isolate Rhodes 1998 colony chromosome 2, USDA_Dalb.pri_finalv2, whole genome shotgun sequence genome has a segment encoding these proteins:
- the LOC139055469 gene encoding glutathione S-transferase 1-like has protein sequence MTITLYNLDRSPPCMFVRSLAKHIGVALKIKDVDFDKKEHLTDEYFKINPFRKAPVIVDGDFSVYESNAIAYYLLRKHAPESELYPAGLKIRTRIDQVLAGLANKIDGPLVLFFFHRIVRKTKPSAEELQEFEQKVITGIEYLVGDDKFAAGDTLTLADLAVIPYLTLALENDSVDPAKFPKLASYYKRVRKELPYYEEIRSDGMKYFKELWATLK, from the exons ATGACTATCACGTTGTACAATTTAGACCGCAGCCCACCCTGCATGTTTGTGCGGTCACTGGCCAAGCACATAGGCGTAGCGCTGAAGATCAAGGACGTGGACTTCGACAAAAAGGAGCATTTGACCGACGAATATTTCAAG ATTAATCCATTCCGCAAAGCTCCCGTGATTGTCGATGGAGATTTTTCTGTCTACGAGAG TAATGCGATTGCCTACTACTTGCTTCGCAAGCACGCCCCTGAGTCGGAGCTCTACCCTGCCGGCCTGAAGATTCGTACCCGTATCGACCAAGTTCTCGCAGGCCTTGCCAATAAGATCGATGGTCCTTTGGTGCTATTCTTC TTTCATCGAATCGTGCGCAAGACCAAGCCGTCGGCCGAGGAGTTGCAGGAATTTGAGCAGAAGGTCATCACGGGAATCGAATACCTGGTCGGTGATGACAAGTTCGCGGCCGGTGATACGCTCACCCTAGCAGATCTCGCTGTCATTCCCTACCTCACATTGGCTCTTGAG AATGATTCCGTTGACCCAGCAAAGTTTCCCAAGCTGGCCAGCTACTACAAACGAGTCAGGAAGGAGCTACCGTACTACGAGGAAATCCGCAGTGATGGCATGAAATACTTCAAAGAGTTGTGGGCAACCTTGAAATAG